Below is a window of Flavobacterium sp. CFS9 DNA.
AGACTAAAATTATTCCTAAAACGGAAGCTGTACTGGAATTTTCAAGAACTTATGTCGAGCCTAAATTTGATTATCTTTTTAATTACAATGGAAAGCTGTATTCGGATTATATCATGACTACGGCAATGGTTTCGATCGTCTGGGCTCCTTTTAGCGCTTTTATGCAGACTCCGACCGGGAGAACTGAAACCGATAAAAGATTTCCAAGGTTCACTTTTCAGTACACCCAATCATTACCTAATGTGATGGAGAATGATTTTACTTTTGGAAAAATAGATTTCAAAGCGGAATATGAGAAGAAATACTTAAACGGTCAAAAAACGAGTTTGCTTCTACAGGGAGGTTATGCTACGGGCGATGTTCCCATTACCCATCTTTACAATACCATGCCCAACAACTTAACAAAGGAGAACATTATCCAGCGTATTACTTTTGCCGGACGAAACAGTTTTGAAACGATGTTTTTCAATGAGTTTTTCTCCAGTCAATATGTCTTTTTTCAACTTAAACATGGTTTTGACCGAATCAAAATTCTCAAAAAAGTGCGTCCTTCTCTAGTACTGGTAACAAGAATGGCATGGGGAAATATGGAAAATCCGCAACAGCATGTAGGCCCACTCTATAAAACTTTAGACAGAGGCTTTTTTGAATCTGGAATTGAACTAAACAAAATTTACAAGGGTATTGGTTTAGGCGGCTTTTATCGCTATGGCCCTAACCAGTTAATGAGATTTGAGGATAACATTGCCGTTAAGATTTCTTATGTGCTGGATTTAGGTCTTTAAGTCTAAAATTCCCATTTTTTTTAATTCCAAATTCCAAATGGAGACTTAGTTTTGTTTCAGCAGAAAGGAAAACCACAAAGAAATAAGAAAGCAAAAAATCCCAAACTCCAACAAAATTGGAATTTGGGATTTAAATTATTGGATTTTAATTCCTTTATGGTTTTAAGATCAATACCGAAGGTGTATTGTTCAGCCAGGTACTTTGAGATTCGATTAACTTTTTCCAGCTGTCTAAACTGATAATCATTAAATTTTGAGTCTCTAAAAACTCTTTCTTAATCGTTCGATCGTGCATGATCATAATGTGATTTGGTGCAATCTGTTCGATAGAACGAATTGTTTCCTGAATATCTCTGGTGCTTTTTACTTCTCCGCTGGCATCCAGCACGGTAATCTGAGAGCCGTTGTTGTTGATTAGCTTTTTGGCATAATCAATTAAGAAAGCATCTTCCTTACTAAAAACCGGCATGAAAACCTGGTTGATCTCTTCCAGATCCTTATCGATAAAAATTCCCACCGGCATTTTGCTTTTTGCAATAATATGACGTGTTCTTTCATCAAAAGGAGAATTTTCAAACAAACCTTCTTTTCCTGTGAACTTATCGATTAAACGATCCGGATTTACGATTCTGGTTGTGAATCCAAGAATTTTACCCAACAGGGTTCCTTCAAAAATAGACTGTCCTAATCCAACCAGTAATAAATCATACTCTCCCTGATTTGCGGTATCAATAATATCGGTATCAATATCGTTTGTTACTTTAAAAACACTAACCATATTCTGATTCAGACGTTCTGATTCTTCGACCACCGGCAACAACATTTTGCGCTCGTGGTCTTTTACATCAAACGAATGTATTTCGGTACTTAACGACAAATGCATGGCAGTCACAACCGAATTATCGGCTTGTTTTTTAACCAGACTGTTAGCCAGTTTAAGCAGTTTTTTCCCTTTTTCAGGCGTTGCAAAAGAAAGCAGAATTTTATACTTGCTTTTATTGCCAATTTCCTGCGGAATGGCGGTTACCTTATCTTTAAATATAAAATCTATTAAATCAAGTGCCGGGCCGGTCATAAACGTAGTTACCAAAGCCATAATCACCATCATGGTAAAAATTTCTGTCGACAGCACTCCTAAGTCATAACCAATGTTTAAAACTACAAGTTCCATCAAACCACGGGTATTCATTAAAGCTCCGATCGCTAAACTGTCTTTCCAGCTTTGTCCGACAAATTTTGCAGCAAAAGCACTTCCGAAGAACTTTCCGGCTACGGCTACCCCGATAATTACGGCAGTTACTTTCCACAAATACGGATCGTTCAATAAACCAATTTGTGTACGCAAACCGGTAAATACAAAGAACAATGGCAATAAAACGATGATCGCAACATCCTCTACTTTTTCGATAAAAATATTTCTAAAGGTATTGTTTTCAGGCATAATGGCTCCGGCTAAAAAAGCACCAAACAAAGCGTGAATTCCGATAAGTTCAGCAGCATAAGCAGAGAAAAGTAATGTCAGAAAAAAGATGGCAACTACAGGCTTGTTCAAACTCTCACGTGTTGAATTCAAGTCACCTACACGTTTTAAAAACGGACGAACTATTTTCAGCATGATAATTACATACAAAATAGCCAATCCAATTACATACAAAGCGCTTGTAAATGAACCTGCTTTTACAATAGCAATTACTACAGCCAAAAGGCACCATGCGGTAATATCATCGGCAGCAGCACAAGTAATGGCAATGGTTCCTAGTCTTGTTTTTTGCATTCCGCGTTCCTGCACTATACGCGCAAGAACCGGAAATGCCGTAATACTCATCGCAATTCCCATAAACAGTCCGAAAGAGGCAAACTCAACCCCTACCGGCGCAAAAGTATGGTAGATAAAATAAGCTAATGAAAGACCCAGGGCAAAAGGGATTACAATACTTGCGTGACTTATAACTACAGCATCATGTGCTTTATTTTTCAAAACTTTCAAATCCAATTCCATCCCAATCACGAACATGAAAAGAATCAAACCAATCTGACTTAAAAATTGCAGGTTCCCTAAAGATTCTTTTGGGAATAAAGCGGCAGAAAATTCAGGAAAATACATTCCGACCAAAGAAGGTCCTAAAACAATTCCGGCTATCATTTCTCCAATTACAGAAGGCTGTCCTATTTTTCTAAAAAACCACCCAAACAAACGTGCTACTAAAATAATAGTCACGATCTGTGCTAATAAAATTGCCAGAGGGTGCTGTAGATTTTCTATCATCGAGTGAAGAAAATCGTTCCAATGATTACTTTCTATTTTTTTATGAACGACTCCGCGTCCGGCCTCAAGTGAAACCCCTTTAGCAATTACCCAGTAGATCAGACCTGTAAAACCGCCAATAACCGTAATGTAAAACAAGGAGTTTTTAAGATTATTCATAACTCGTTTTTTTGATTTATTGCTGCAAATATCAACACTCCAATTGTAGTGCAAAAGTAAATTTACCGCTAATTTTCAATCCATGTAACAAGTCCGAAAAACTTTGTAATAACTTATTTATTTCACAATAACCAATTGGAATTGTGGGCAAAGTCAAAAGCTTGTGTAACTAAAAAGGGGGGGGCTTCGACTCCGCTCAGCCTGACATGACTTTGCTCAGCCTGACTTCGACTTCGCTCAGTCTGACATCACTTCGCTTAGTCTGACGTGGCTTCGCTCAGCTTGATTGCACCTCTGCATTAGCTAATAGTTTTATAGTTTCACTCTTTTCAAAAACTCGGCACGATAGGTTTCACTTAGAATCAATGCACTGTTTTTACCCTCTTTTTCCTGGTGGTGCAAAACAATTTCATTGTGATTAAAAAACTTTATCGCCTTTACTGCTACGATTTCCTTTTTATTGACACGACAAAAATCGGCTTCGGGAAGTTCCTGCAAAAGGGTATCGAATTTCACATTTTTTAAGTTCAGCAAACTGCCGTCAGTAAGAAGTACGGTTTTATCACGACTGTCACCAACCGCCGTTTTGATGTACAGAATCTGATTGAAGTAAAGTAATGTTTTGCCTTTGTCTGTATTTAACTGAATGAACTTTTTTGCTGCATCAGGTTTATCGAAACGCTCCAGGGCTTTCGAAATCGCTTTTTGCAAACGTTCAAGCTTTACCGGTTTGGTAATGTAATCTACCGCATCGATATTAAAAGCTTCGGCAGCATATTCTTTATAGGCGGTACAAAAGATAACCAGCTTATTGTCCAGCATTTCTGCCAGATGTAAACCATCAATACCCGGCATTTCGATATCCGATATTAACAGATCAAAATCGAGATTCGGTATTTCGGCTAGGAGTTTTTCGGGATTGTTGAATGTTTTTACAATTTCCAATTCAGGAACCTGTTCACAAAGCATTTTCAGATACGTTAAGCCCGGCAGCTCATCGTCCAGCAGCAAGCATTTCAGTTTTGTATTCAAGTAAATCTATTTTTAGATGAGCAATATAAACGTCATTTTCGACAAACCGTTCGAGTTTGAAGTTATTTTTATAAATAATTCTTAATCGATGCTCTAAAGTCGCATGACCAAAACCGCTTCGTTCTTTTTTTAAGACTTTTTTATTTGATATTTTATTCGAAACTGTCATAAAAAAAGCATTGTCTCTAAACTCAAAAACTACCGAGATAAAGGCATCAGCACTCTGCAAATCAGCATGCTTGAACGCGTTTTCGATTAAGTCAATCGAAATTAACGGTGCCAATAAAGGCTGTTCGTATAATTTATCTTCTTTATTGATGTTGGTTTTAATTTTCAATTCAAAAAGCGGACTGATTTTGATTTTATTAATTTCAATTAAATTCAATGCAAAGTCAATTTCCTCCCGGGCAGTAACAAATTTCTTTTTGCTCTCATACAGAATATAGTCCAATACGTTGGCCAGTTTATCTAAAGCAAAATACGTTTGATAGGCATGAGATTGTATCGAATTTAAAATATTCTTAAACAAATGCGGATTCAGTTTAGACTCTAAAGTTTCTAACTGTAGGTCGTTGACTTTCATTTCGAGTGCATAGAAACTTTTCTCCGCATCATCTTTTGCTTTTTTGAACTGCATTAGTTGATACATCAAAAAACAGATGATGACGATCAGCAATAAAAGAATCGCCAGAAAAATAAAAGTGATGGTATTGTCTTGCATTGTTTATGTAAAGTTTAAATTTCTTTTACCTGCATCCATTAATGACTGGAAACAAATTTCAACCCGATAATCGAAGCAATTAAAGTGGAAAGAAAAAATATTCTCCAGAAAGTAGCGGGTTCCTTAAAAATTAAGATTCCAACCAGAACAGTTCCAACTGCTCCAATTCCGGTCCAAACTGCGTATGCTGTTCCAATGGGCAGCACCTGCGTGGCTTTATACAGCAAAAACATGCTGATAGAAAGACAAACAAAGAATCCAATCATCCAATAAGTTGAAACAACTCCTGTCGTTTCTTTGGCTTTGCCCAGACAAGAGGCAAATGCAACTTCAAAAAGTCCTGCGATAATCAATAAAATCCAATTCATTTTCTACGCCTTTTTAAATGAGATACAAATATGAGAAAAGCTAACGTAGAATGCTACAAAATATCCCATTTTTAGACTTTACGAACATTCCAATTGTGTTAACAAACCGTAAAAACCAAGCCGAAAATTTATGATTTCGAGCACTTTTCACTACATTTGCATCCATTTTACAAATTTT
It encodes the following:
- a CDS encoding LytR/AlgR family response regulator transcription factor, which translates into the protein MNTKLKCLLLDDELPGLTYLKMLCEQVPELEIVKTFNNPEKLLAEIPNLDFDLLISDIEMPGIDGLHLAEMLDNKLVIFCTAYKEYAAEAFNIDAVDYITKPVKLERLQKAISKALERFDKPDAAKKFIQLNTDKGKTLLYFNQILYIKTAVGDSRDKTVLLTDGSLLNLKNVKFDTLLQELPEADFCRVNKKEIVAVKAIKFFNHNEIVLHHQEKEGKNSALILSETYRAEFLKRVKL
- a CDS encoding multidrug efflux SMR transporter — translated: MNWILLIIAGLFEVAFASCLGKAKETTGVVSTYWMIGFFVCLSISMFLLYKATQVLPIGTAYAVWTGIGAVGTVLVGILIFKEPATFWRIFFLSTLIASIIGLKFVSSH
- a CDS encoding sensor histidine kinase, which translates into the protein MQDNTITFIFLAILLLLIVIICFLMYQLMQFKKAKDDAEKSFYALEMKVNDLQLETLESKLNPHLFKNILNSIQSHAYQTYFALDKLANVLDYILYESKKKFVTAREEIDFALNLIEINKIKISPLFELKIKTNINKEDKLYEQPLLAPLISIDLIENAFKHADLQSADAFISVVFEFRDNAFFMTVSNKISNKKVLKKERSGFGHATLEHRLRIIYKNNFKLERFVENDVYIAHLKIDLLEYKTEMLAAGR
- a CDS encoding cation:proton antiporter, producing MNNLKNSLFYITVIGGFTGLIYWVIAKGVSLEAGRGVVHKKIESNHWNDFLHSMIENLQHPLAILLAQIVTIILVARLFGWFFRKIGQPSVIGEMIAGIVLGPSLVGMYFPEFSAALFPKESLGNLQFLSQIGLILFMFVIGMELDLKVLKNKAHDAVVISHASIVIPFALGLSLAYFIYHTFAPVGVEFASFGLFMGIAMSITAFPVLARIVQERGMQKTRLGTIAITCAAADDITAWCLLAVVIAIVKAGSFTSALYVIGLAILYVIIMLKIVRPFLKRVGDLNSTRESLNKPVVAIFFLTLLFSAYAAELIGIHALFGAFLAGAIMPENNTFRNIFIEKVEDVAIIVLLPLFFVFTGLRTQIGLLNDPYLWKVTAVIIGVAVAGKFFGSAFAAKFVGQSWKDSLAIGALMNTRGLMELVVLNIGYDLGVLSTEIFTMMVIMALVTTFMTGPALDLIDFIFKDKVTAIPQEIGNKSKYKILLSFATPEKGKKLLKLANSLVKKQADNSVVTAMHLSLSTEIHSFDVKDHERKMLLPVVEESERLNQNMVSVFKVTNDIDTDIIDTANQGEYDLLLVGLGQSIFEGTLLGKILGFTTRIVNPDRLIDKFTGKEGLFENSPFDERTRHIIAKSKMPVGIFIDKDLEEINQVFMPVFSKEDAFLIDYAKKLINNNGSQITVLDASGEVKSTRDIQETIRSIEQIAPNHIMIMHDRTIKKEFLETQNLMIISLDSWKKLIESQSTWLNNTPSVLILKP